Proteins co-encoded in one Erinaceus europaeus chromosome X, mEriEur2.1, whole genome shotgun sequence genomic window:
- the LOC103114841 gene encoding large ribosomal subunit protein eL29-like: MAKSKNHTAHNQSWKWHRNDIKQLRLQRYESLKGVYLKFLRNVRFAKKHNKKGLKKTQASNAKAMSALVEVVKALAKPKQANTNIPKGSRCKLKRLAFVAHPKLGKRVRAYMAMGLRRKDKHQAQPQAKAQAQAQPPAAVPATPAAPAPAAKGAQAPKAAQ, translated from the coding sequence ATGGCCAAGTCCAAGAACCACACCGCGCACAACCAGTCCTGGAAATGGCACAGAAATGACATCAAGCAACTTCGATTGCAAAGATATGAATCTCTGAAGGGGGTGTACCTCAAGTTCCTAAGAAATGTGCGATTTGCCAAGAAACACAACAAGAAGGGTCTGAAGAAGACGCAGGCCAGTAACGCCAAGGCCATGAGCGCACTGGTCGAGGTCGTCAAGGCCCTGGCAAAACCCAAGCAGGCCAATACCAACATCCCAAAGGGCAGCAGATGCAAGCTCAAGCGACTGGCCTTCGTCGCCCACCCCAAGCTTGGGAAACGTGTCCGCGCCTACATGGCCATGGGTCTCAGGCGAAAAGACAAGCATCAGGCCCAGCCTCAGGccaaggcccaggcccaggctcaGCCTCCAGCTGCAGTTCCAGCCACTCCAGCTGCTCCAGCTCCAGCTGCCAAAGGTGCCCAGGCCCCCAAGGCTGCACAGTAG